A region from the Paenarthrobacter aurescens genome encodes:
- a CDS encoding ABC transporter ATP-binding protein: protein MAEAMIEFKSVTKQYQGGQPAVDALTMSIDKGAITVFVGPSGCGKTTSLRMINRMVEPTSGTITVAGEDISQVPAAQLRRSMGYVMQSSGLLPHRSVLDNIATVPRLNGVPKAAARKRAAELLDVVGLASVLGKRYPSQLSGGQQQRVGVARALAADPPVLLMDEPFSAVDPVVRDELQQELLRLQRELAKTIVFVTHDIDEATVLGDKVAVFAVGGKLAQYSAPEEILRAPANDFVASFVGRDRGFRHLAFNPADAVTLHPVTMVNSSDGQHAGRQSGEWALVVDDDSRPLGWSSPRDGAGLIPGGSLFRKGDTLRRALDAALSSPSGLGVAVDDDGRVAGVLKAPEVLALIEEVRHHREDAT from the coding sequence ATGGCCGAAGCCATGATTGAGTTCAAGAGCGTCACTAAGCAATACCAAGGCGGCCAACCCGCGGTTGACGCCCTCACCATGTCCATAGACAAGGGCGCCATCACCGTGTTCGTCGGCCCTTCGGGCTGCGGCAAGACCACGTCCCTGCGCATGATCAACCGGATGGTGGAGCCCACCAGCGGAACCATCACTGTTGCCGGCGAGGACATCTCCCAGGTCCCTGCAGCCCAACTTCGCCGCTCCATGGGCTACGTCATGCAGTCATCGGGGCTGCTGCCACACCGATCCGTACTGGACAACATCGCTACCGTCCCGCGGCTCAATGGCGTTCCCAAGGCCGCGGCGCGGAAACGCGCCGCGGAACTGCTCGACGTCGTCGGGCTGGCGTCCGTGCTGGGCAAGCGGTACCCGTCCCAACTTTCAGGTGGTCAGCAGCAGCGCGTAGGGGTTGCCCGGGCGCTCGCTGCTGATCCGCCGGTTTTGTTGATGGACGAACCATTCAGTGCAGTGGACCCCGTGGTCCGTGATGAACTCCAGCAGGAGCTTCTGCGCCTGCAGCGCGAGTTGGCGAAGACCATCGTGTTTGTCACCCACGACATCGATGAAGCAACTGTTCTTGGTGACAAAGTTGCTGTCTTCGCCGTCGGCGGCAAACTTGCACAATACTCGGCGCCGGAAGAGATTCTTCGTGCACCTGCCAATGACTTCGTGGCCTCCTTCGTGGGACGCGACCGCGGGTTCCGGCATCTGGCTTTCAACCCCGCAGACGCCGTGACTTTGCACCCGGTCACCATGGTGAATTCCTCCGATGGCCAGCACGCCGGCCGCCAATCGGGGGAGTGGGCCTTGGTGGTGGATGATGATTCGCGTCCGCTGGGGTGGTCTTCACCGCGCGATGGCGCCGGGTTGATTCCCGGGGGCTCACTCTTCCGCAAGGGAGATACTTTGCGGCGGGCGCTGGATGCGGCGTTGTCCTCGCCGTCCGGCCTGGGCGTTGCCGTGGACGACGACGGCCGGGTGGCTGGAGTCTTGAAGGCACCCGAAGTGCTGGC